A genome region from bacterium includes the following:
- a CDS encoding kinase codes for MIVTRAPHRISFFGGGTDYPSYYLEHGGKVIGAAIDKYCYITCRELPPFFEHKHRIVYSKVETVKTVDEIVHPSVRETIRYMKIDSGLELHHDGDIPARSGMGSSSAFTVCLLKTLYALKGRIISRENLFEEAIHIEQNLIRENVGSQDQVFAACGGLNVIEFMQNGQIVPRPLIVSEKRLDAFRSNLMLVFSGISRYASEIAGEQIENTKKNIMSLHAMKGLVDDAGNLLASPEADLDDFGRLLHETWRFKKGLSSKMTNPVIDHIYETGMKNGALGGKLLGAGGGGFMLLYVRPENQPKVRKALDKYIHIPFNFDFSGAEIIIYRPSYNH; via the coding sequence ATGATAGTAACCAGAGCCCCACACAGGATATCCTTCTTCGGAGGCGGAACCGACTACCCCTCCTATTACCTAGAGCACGGCGGAAAGGTGATAGGCGCGGCGATAGACAAGTACTGCTACATAACCTGCCGCGAACTTCCCCCGTTCTTCGAGCACAAACACAGGATAGTCTACTCCAAGGTGGAGACGGTCAAGACGGTTGACGAGATCGTGCACCCCTCCGTCCGGGAGACCATCCGTTACATGAAGATAGACTCGGGGCTCGAGCTCCACCACGACGGCGACATACCCGCCCGTTCCGGCATGGGGTCGAGTTCCGCCTTCACCGTCTGTCTGCTCAAAACCCTTTACGCCCTCAAGGGCAGGATAATCTCCCGGGAGAACCTCTTCGAGGAGGCGATACATATAGAGCAGAACCTCATCAGGGAAAACGTAGGCTCGCAGGATCAGGTCTTCGCCGCCTGCGGGGGGCTGAACGTGATAGAATTCATGCAAAACGGCCAGATCGTTCCCAGGCCGCTGATTGTTTCCGAAAAGAGGCTCGATGCGTTCAGGTCGAACCTGATGCTGGTCTTCTCCGGCATCTCACGCTACGCCTCCGAGATCGCGGGGGAACAGATAGAGAACACGAAGAAAAACATAATGTCGCTCCACGCCATGAAGGGGCTGGTGGATGACGCCGGCAACCTGCTGGCTTCCCCGGAGGCGGACCTCGACGATTTCGGAAGACTTCTTCACGAGACCTGGCGCTTCAAGAAGGGGCTCTCCTCGAAGATGACCAATCCGGTTATCGACCACATCTACGAGACGGGGATGAAGAACGGGGCTCTCGGCGGCAAGCTCCTCGGGGCCGGAGGAGGAGGCTTCATGCTCCTTTACGTACGGCCCGAGAACCAGCCAAAGGTGAGAAAGGCGCTGGACAAGTACATCCACATCCCCTTCAATTTCGATTTTTCCGGCGCGGAGATTATTATCTACAGGCCCTCTTACAATCACTGA
- a CDS encoding D-glycero-D-manno-heptose 1-phosphate guanosyltransferase, translated as MVRKTGKPLEVIVLAGGFGTRLCEVVKDVPKVMADIDGKPFLHHLLGYAAKFGAGRIILSVHHKRDIIMDYFGSSFQGIPVVYSVEEEPLGTGGAIYRALGFVEGENALVLNGDTFFGIDFRDFMRCHEEGGGDVTIALKLLKKCGRYGTVELSGTKIAGFVEKSSSSPGYINAGVYGIRKDLMKKVPFEGNFSFERDLLSGKTGDVSLCPYVAEGYFIDIGVPEDYRKAQSELANVISPENP; from the coding sequence ATGGTTCGTAAAACAGGAAAACCCCTTGAGGTGATAGTGCTGGCTGGCGGGTTCGGGACCAGGCTTTGCGAAGTCGTAAAGGACGTGCCGAAGGTTATGGCGGACATCGATGGAAAACCCTTCCTCCACCATCTCCTCGGCTATGCGGCGAAGTTCGGGGCCGGAAGGATAATCCTCTCCGTCCACCACAAGCGCGATATCATAATGGACTATTTCGGCTCCTCGTTTCAGGGAATTCCGGTGGTCTATTCGGTCGAGGAGGAGCCGCTGGGCACCGGCGGGGCGATTTACCGGGCGCTGGGCTTCGTCGAGGGGGAAAACGCGCTCGTCCTCAACGGAGACACCTTCTTCGGCATAGATTTTCGGGACTTCATGCGCTGTCACGAGGAGGGCGGGGGCGACGTCACCATAGCCCTGAAATTATTGAAAAAATGCGGGCGCTATGGCACAGTGGAACTGTCCGGCACGAAAATAGCGGGGTTTGTGGAAAAGTCTTCGTCATCCCCGGGTTATATAAACGCGGGCGTCTACGGAATCCGCAAGGATCTCATGAAAAAGGTTCCCTTCGAGGGAAATTTCTCCTTCGAGAGGGACCTGCTTTCGGGCAAAACCGGTGACGTTTCGCTTTGCCCTTACGTCGCGGAAGGTTATTTCATCGACATCGGAGTGCCCGAGGACTACCGGAAGGCACAGAGCGAGCTGGCAAACGTCATCTCGCCGGAGAATCCATGA